A window from Camelus dromedarius isolate mCamDro1 chromosome 9, mCamDro1.pat, whole genome shotgun sequence encodes these proteins:
- the NRN1L gene encoding neuritin-like protein isoform X2, with amino-acid sequence MMRCCCCCPYRHRQQPPRALGLLLLLLLPSFAATVGPGRCDTIYQGFAECLIRLGDSMGRGGELETVCRSWNDFHNCASRVLLGCPEEAAAVWESLQQEAHQAPHPDNLHTLCGTPVRVQERGAGTETNQETLRAAAPALTPAPSPVLLTAALALACLLGPLA; translated from the exons ATGATgcgctgttgctgctgctgcccctATCGCCACCGCCAGCAACCGCCCCGTGCCCTGGGgctgttgctgttgctgctgctgccgtCCTTTG CAGCCACTGTAGGCCCAGGCCGCTGTGACACCATATACCAGGGCTTTGCCGAATGTCTCATCCGCTTGGGGGACAGCATGGGCCGCGGAGGCGAGCTAGAGACCGTCTGCAG GTCTTGGAATGACTTCCACAACTGTGCCTCTCGAGTCCTGTTGGGCTGCCCAGAAGAAGCAGCCGCTGTGTGGGAGTCACTACAGCAAGAAGCTCACCAGGCCCCGCACCCAGATAACTTGCACACCCTGTGTGGCACCCCTGTGCGTGTTCAGGAGCGAGGCGCTGGCACCGAGACCAACCAGGAGACGCTGCGGGCAGCTGCACCTGCACTCACCCCGGCCCCCTCGCCGGTGCTGCTGACTGCTGCTCTGGCGCTTGCCTGCCTCCTGGGACCCCTGGCCTAG
- the NRN1L gene encoding neuritin-like protein isoform X1: MMRCCCCCPYRHRQQPPRALGLLLLLLLPSFVLVSPLAAATVGPGRCDTIYQGFAECLIRLGDSMGRGGELETVCRSWNDFHNCASRVLLGCPEEAAAVWESLQQEAHQAPHPDNLHTLCGTPVRVQERGAGTETNQETLRAAAPALTPAPSPVLLTAALALACLLGPLA; the protein is encoded by the exons ATGATgcgctgttgctgctgctgcccctATCGCCACCGCCAGCAACCGCCCCGTGCCCTGGGgctgttgctgttgctgctgctgccgtCCTTTG TCCTTGTATCTCCCCTGGCAGCAGCCACTGTAGGCCCAGGCCGCTGTGACACCATATACCAGGGCTTTGCCGAATGTCTCATCCGCTTGGGGGACAGCATGGGCCGCGGAGGCGAGCTAGAGACCGTCTGCAG GTCTTGGAATGACTTCCACAACTGTGCCTCTCGAGTCCTGTTGGGCTGCCCAGAAGAAGCAGCCGCTGTGTGGGAGTCACTACAGCAAGAAGCTCACCAGGCCCCGCACCCAGATAACTTGCACACCCTGTGTGGCACCCCTGTGCGTGTTCAGGAGCGAGGCGCTGGCACCGAGACCAACCAGGAGACGCTGCGGGCAGCTGCACCTGCACTCACCCCGGCCCCCTCGCCGGTGCTGCTGACTGCTGCTCTGGCGCTTGCCTGCCTCCTGGGACCCCTGGCCTAG